A single genomic interval of Labrus bergylta chromosome 18, fLabBer1.1, whole genome shotgun sequence harbors:
- the sash1b gene encoding SAM and SH3 domain-containing protein 1 isoform X3, with translation MKKITLENRFPVHKSSSDDGSGGKWDGKRKSKSIWHSFRKSQKGVTRQISKGDDVGFVASEITMSDEERIQLMMMVKENMISIEEALARLKEFEVTNRQTCRLYPAEWTDPSSPTTNESLNCNPCDLSDNEEEDPVTFRRLHKLVNSTRKVKKKLIRIDESKKTGADESFNIDSFTCGDAAASLYSGVHKRPAVCPVDSLASALQEQLSYDRDSDSLTTSPSSSSLDTCSSQKIFQALRESAGSPVHQETCVAGEVREAGEGCGSSFSEVDACHDEEHKIARSVTDGELRHRLLSPLSNHGRACSFGGFDLTNRLVVGVSSDHGNTNKDGDSGRDLTKSPATSRISIGKKVKSVRETMRKHISKRYHCSLSEQSSPDRISSCPHSPHKDSDSLEKPKLKLGGSVESLRSSLSGQSSMSGQTVGTTDSSNSNRESVKSEDGEEDELPYRGPFCGRALVHTDFTPSPYDTDSLKLKSGDVIDVISKPPMGTWMGMLNGKVGTFKFIYVDVLNEEEVKPKKTRRRRKARQPKPTSVEELLDRINLKEHLPTFLFNGYEDLDTFKLLEEEDLDELNIRDPQHRAVLLTAVELLQEYDGGSGSSDLERSSQSGGSQEKLLLDRRGLVGDSPRDSGCYESNENLENGRDKKTSSSMSRSSSGFESSNLPSPENPAPQKTLTSTCSHKTSLQSKPACPPCDSPPPRPPKSSLSLLSPPKGHLPRGDIGRSQSCMELRRLPSPEPLRRSFSLTIHPRYWNLTHSVRPSIQHKVNPQKQIELLPPAASFITEGSTLNTDAENDSSPKQAKTTQSTHLKLPPTVPAGSSNHPITTPSSPNPHTETHITQAAFMDIFTNHMVSEDKRSCSMSATSEARRLKILRNKKMEERF, from the exons atgaagaaaataactttGGAAAACAG GTTTCCTGTGCACAAATCCAGCTCTGATGATGGGTCTGGAG GGAAATGGGATGGAAAGAGGAAGAGCAAGTCTATTTGGCACAGTTTTCGAAAGTCGCAGAAAGGAGTGACGCGTCAGATTTCCAAAG GTGATGATGTTGGTTTTGTGGCCAGTGAAATCACAATGAGTGATGAAGAGCGTATTCagctgatgatgatggtgaaggaGAACATGATCTCTATAGAAGAAGCCCTCGCACGG CTGAAGGAGTTTGAGgtaacaaacagacagacgtGCAGGTTATATCCCGCAGAGTGGACCGATCCCTCCAGTCCCACCACAAACGAGTCGCTCAACTGCAAC CCTTGTGACCTGTCAGACAACGAAGAAGAGGACCCTGTGACGTTCAGGAGACTCCACAAACTGGTCAACTCGACCCGgaaggtgaagaagaagctTATCAGAATCGACGAGTCAAAGAAGACCGGAGCAGACG AGAGTTTCAACATAGACAGTTTCACCTGTGGAGATGCCGCTGCCTCCCTGTACTCAGGCGTGCACAAGAGGCCTGCTGTTTGTCCCGTGGACTCCCTGGCCTCAGCCCTGCAGGAGCAGCTCAGCTATGACAGGGACTCTGACAGTCTGActacctccccctcctccagcagCCTGGACACCTGCAGCAGCCAGAAGATCTTTCAGGCCCTCAGAGAATCTGCCGGGAGCCCGGTTCATCAGGAGACATGTGTTGCAGGAGAGGTGAGGGAGGCAGGCGAGGGCTGTGGATCCTCCTTCTCTGAAGTTGACGCTTGCCATGATGAAGAACATAAAATTGCTCGCTCTGTTACTGACGGTGAGCTCCGCCATCGGCTCCTCAGCCCGCTCAGCAACCACGGG aGAGCTTGTAGCTTTGGAGGATTTGACCTGACCAACCGCTTAGTGGTCGGAGTCAGCTCTGATCATGGTAACACT AATAAAGATGGAGACAGTGGAAGGGATCTTACGAAGTCTCCAGCAACATCTCGTATTTCCATCGGCAAGAAGGTCAAATCTGTGCGAGAAACTATGAGAAAACACATATCCAAGAGATACCACTGTTCCCTCTCTGAGCAG TCAAGCCCAGACCGCATATCTAGCTGCCCTCACTCGCCTCACAAAGACTCGGACTCTTTAGAGAAACCCAAACTGAAGCTTGGAGGATCTGTGGAAAGCCTGAGGAGTTCCCTCAGCGGACAAAGCTCCATGA GTGGTCAGACTGTGGGCACCACTGACTCCTCCAACAGCAACAGAGAGAGCGTGAAGTCTGAGGACGGGGAGGAGGATGAGCTGCCTTACCGCGGACCCTTCTGTGGACGCGCTCTCGTTCATACCGACTTCACCCCCAGCCCCTACGACACAGACTCCCTCAAACTGAAG AGTGGGGACGTCATTGATGTCATCAGTAAGCCTCCGATGGGTACATGGATGGGGATGCTCAATGGGAAAGTGGGCACCTTTAAGTTTATATATGTGGATGTCCTgaatgaagaggaggtgaagccCAAAAAGACGCGCAGGAGGAGGAAGGCCCGGCAACCCAAACCCACCTCTGTAGAGGAGCTCCTCGATCGCATCAACCTCAAA gaGCATCTTCCCACTTTCCTTTTTAACGGCTACGAGGACCTGGACACATTCAAACTGTTAGAGGAAGAAGACCTGGATGAGCTGAACATCAGAGACCCCCAGCACAGAGCCGTGCTGCTCACTGCCGTGGAGCTGCTGCAAGAGTACGACGGTGGCTCAG GAAGCAGCGACCTGGAGCGCAGCAGTCAGTCTGGAGGCTCCCAGGAGAAGCTGCTCCTGGACCGGCGTGGCCTCGTGGGAGACTCCCCTCGGGACTCCGGCTGCTACGAGAGTAACGAGAACCTGGAGAACG gaCGGGACAAAAAGACATCTTCCTCCATGAGCAGGTCCTCCTCCGGTTTTGAGTCAAGCAACCTCCCATCCCCAGAGAACCCCGCCCCCCAAAAAACCCTTACCTCCACCTGCTCTCATAAGACTTCACTCCAAAGTAAACCAGCATGTCCACCTTGTGACTCGCCACCACCAAGACCCCCTAAGAGCAGCTTAAGCCTCCTGAGCCCACCTAAAGGTCATCTTCCCAGAGGAGACATTGGCAGGAGCCAGAGCTGCATGGAGCTGAGAAGACTCCCATCACCAGAGCCGCTGAGGCGGAGCTTCTCACTGACCATCCACCCCAGATACTGGAATCTGACCCACAGCGTCAGGCCGAGCATACAGCACAAAGTCAATCCTCAAAAACAGATTGAATTACTGCCTCCAGCAGCATCATTTATCACTGAGGGCAGCACTTTGAACACAGACGCAGAAAATGATTCTTCACctaaacaagcaaaaacaacacagagcacaCACCTTAAGCTGCCACCCACAGTCCCAGCAGGAAGCTCAAATCATCCTATAACTACACCTTCCTCACCAAACCCACACACAGAGACCCACATAACACAGGCTGCCTTCATGGACATCTTCACAAACCACATGGTGTCAGAGGACAAGAGGAGTTGTTCAATGTCTGCCACTTCTGAAGCCCGCAGACTGAAAATACTGAGGAACAAGAAGATGGAGGAAAGATTCTAG
- the sash1b gene encoding SAM and SH3 domain-containing protein 1 isoform X2, with protein sequence MEELRKRKVVQDAEMGKVDSVATSVLLRSQIQESLGLSSTTSTPETERRFPVHKSSSDDGSGGKWDGKRKSKSIWHSFRKSQKGVTRQISKGDDVGFVASEITMSDEERIQLMMMVKENMISIEEALARLKEFEVTNRQTCRLYPAEWTDPSSPTTNESLNCNPCDLSDNEEEDPVTFRRLHKLVNSTRKVKKKLIRIDESKKTGADESFNIDSFTCGDAAASLYSGVHKRPAVCPVDSLASALQEQLSYDRDSDSLTTSPSSSSLDTCSSQKIFQALRESAGSPVHQETCVAGEVREAGEGCGSSFSEVDACHDEEHKIARSVTDGELRHRLLSPLSNHGRACSFGGFDLTNRLVVGVSSDHGNTNKDGDSGRDLTKSPATSRISIGKKVKSVRETMRKHISKRYHCSLSEQSSPDRISSCPHSPHKDSDSLEKPKLKLGGSVESLRSSLSGQSSMSGQTVGTTDSSNSNRESVKSEDGEEDELPYRGPFCGRALVHTDFTPSPYDTDSLKLKSGDVIDVISKPPMGTWMGMLNGKVGTFKFIYVDVLNEEEVKPKKTRRRRKARQPKPTSVEELLDRINLKEHLPTFLFNGYEDLDTFKLLEEEDLDELNIRDPQHRAVLLTAVELLQEYDGGSGSSDLERSSQSGGSQEKLLLDRRGLVGDSPRDSGCYESNENLENGRDKKTSSSMSRSSSGFESSNLPSPENPAPQKTLTSTCSHKTSLQSKPACPPCDSPPPRPPKSSLSLLSPPKGHLPRGDIGRSQSCMELRRLPSPEPLRRSFSLTIHPRYWNLTHSVRPSIQHKVNPQKQIELLPPAASFITEGSTLNTDAENDSSPKQAKTTQSTHLKLPPTVPAGSSNHPITTPSSPNPHTETHITQAAFMDIFTNHMVSEDKRSCSMSATSEARRLKILRNKKMEERF encoded by the exons ATGGAGGAGCTGCGGAAACGCAAAGTAGTGCAAGACGCGGAGATG ggAAAGGTTGACTCAGTGGCCACATCAGTGCTGCTCCGCTCTCAGATCCAG GAATCCCTCGGACTCAGCAGTACCACTTCCACTCCAGAGACGGAGAGAAG GTTTCCTGTGCACAAATCCAGCTCTGATGATGGGTCTGGAG GGAAATGGGATGGAAAGAGGAAGAGCAAGTCTATTTGGCACAGTTTTCGAAAGTCGCAGAAAGGAGTGACGCGTCAGATTTCCAAAG GTGATGATGTTGGTTTTGTGGCCAGTGAAATCACAATGAGTGATGAAGAGCGTATTCagctgatgatgatggtgaaggaGAACATGATCTCTATAGAAGAAGCCCTCGCACGG CTGAAGGAGTTTGAGgtaacaaacagacagacgtGCAGGTTATATCCCGCAGAGTGGACCGATCCCTCCAGTCCCACCACAAACGAGTCGCTCAACTGCAAC CCTTGTGACCTGTCAGACAACGAAGAAGAGGACCCTGTGACGTTCAGGAGACTCCACAAACTGGTCAACTCGACCCGgaaggtgaagaagaagctTATCAGAATCGACGAGTCAAAGAAGACCGGAGCAGACG AGAGTTTCAACATAGACAGTTTCACCTGTGGAGATGCCGCTGCCTCCCTGTACTCAGGCGTGCACAAGAGGCCTGCTGTTTGTCCCGTGGACTCCCTGGCCTCAGCCCTGCAGGAGCAGCTCAGCTATGACAGGGACTCTGACAGTCTGActacctccccctcctccagcagCCTGGACACCTGCAGCAGCCAGAAGATCTTTCAGGCCCTCAGAGAATCTGCCGGGAGCCCGGTTCATCAGGAGACATGTGTTGCAGGAGAGGTGAGGGAGGCAGGCGAGGGCTGTGGATCCTCCTTCTCTGAAGTTGACGCTTGCCATGATGAAGAACATAAAATTGCTCGCTCTGTTACTGACGGTGAGCTCCGCCATCGGCTCCTCAGCCCGCTCAGCAACCACGGG aGAGCTTGTAGCTTTGGAGGATTTGACCTGACCAACCGCTTAGTGGTCGGAGTCAGCTCTGATCATGGTAACACT AATAAAGATGGAGACAGTGGAAGGGATCTTACGAAGTCTCCAGCAACATCTCGTATTTCCATCGGCAAGAAGGTCAAATCTGTGCGAGAAACTATGAGAAAACACATATCCAAGAGATACCACTGTTCCCTCTCTGAGCAG TCAAGCCCAGACCGCATATCTAGCTGCCCTCACTCGCCTCACAAAGACTCGGACTCTTTAGAGAAACCCAAACTGAAGCTTGGAGGATCTGTGGAAAGCCTGAGGAGTTCCCTCAGCGGACAAAGCTCCATGA GTGGTCAGACTGTGGGCACCACTGACTCCTCCAACAGCAACAGAGAGAGCGTGAAGTCTGAGGACGGGGAGGAGGATGAGCTGCCTTACCGCGGACCCTTCTGTGGACGCGCTCTCGTTCATACCGACTTCACCCCCAGCCCCTACGACACAGACTCCCTCAAACTGAAG AGTGGGGACGTCATTGATGTCATCAGTAAGCCTCCGATGGGTACATGGATGGGGATGCTCAATGGGAAAGTGGGCACCTTTAAGTTTATATATGTGGATGTCCTgaatgaagaggaggtgaagccCAAAAAGACGCGCAGGAGGAGGAAGGCCCGGCAACCCAAACCCACCTCTGTAGAGGAGCTCCTCGATCGCATCAACCTCAAA gaGCATCTTCCCACTTTCCTTTTTAACGGCTACGAGGACCTGGACACATTCAAACTGTTAGAGGAAGAAGACCTGGATGAGCTGAACATCAGAGACCCCCAGCACAGAGCCGTGCTGCTCACTGCCGTGGAGCTGCTGCAAGAGTACGACGGTGGCTCAG GAAGCAGCGACCTGGAGCGCAGCAGTCAGTCTGGAGGCTCCCAGGAGAAGCTGCTCCTGGACCGGCGTGGCCTCGTGGGAGACTCCCCTCGGGACTCCGGCTGCTACGAGAGTAACGAGAACCTGGAGAACG gaCGGGACAAAAAGACATCTTCCTCCATGAGCAGGTCCTCCTCCGGTTTTGAGTCAAGCAACCTCCCATCCCCAGAGAACCCCGCCCCCCAAAAAACCCTTACCTCCACCTGCTCTCATAAGACTTCACTCCAAAGTAAACCAGCATGTCCACCTTGTGACTCGCCACCACCAAGACCCCCTAAGAGCAGCTTAAGCCTCCTGAGCCCACCTAAAGGTCATCTTCCCAGAGGAGACATTGGCAGGAGCCAGAGCTGCATGGAGCTGAGAAGACTCCCATCACCAGAGCCGCTGAGGCGGAGCTTCTCACTGACCATCCACCCCAGATACTGGAATCTGACCCACAGCGTCAGGCCGAGCATACAGCACAAAGTCAATCCTCAAAAACAGATTGAATTACTGCCTCCAGCAGCATCATTTATCACTGAGGGCAGCACTTTGAACACAGACGCAGAAAATGATTCTTCACctaaacaagcaaaaacaacacagagcacaCACCTTAAGCTGCCACCCACAGTCCCAGCAGGAAGCTCAAATCATCCTATAACTACACCTTCCTCACCAAACCCACACACAGAGACCCACATAACACAGGCTGCCTTCATGGACATCTTCACAAACCACATGGTGTCAGAGGACAAGAGGAGTTGTTCAATGTCTGCCACTTCTGAAGCCCGCAGACTGAAAATACTGAGGAACAAGAAGATGGAGGAAAGATTCTAG